A DNA window from Methanobacterium sp. contains the following coding sequences:
- a CDS encoding NifB/NifX family molybdenum-iron cluster-binding protein, which translates to MKVAITSTGLSLESNISNVFGRSPNFIIADLENGEIENVLPIENPAKNERGAGNLAAQFIVDQGVEALIIGELGNVAFGILRNAGIKIYKISPRSVGKNLKYFMEGKLGEISSVSSGIPSAIDKRPRRDKI; encoded by the coding sequence ATGAAAGTAGCTATTACATCAACTGGACTTAGTTTGGAATCAAATATAAGCAACGTATTTGGAAGAAGCCCTAATTTTATAATTGCAGATCTGGAAAATGGAGAAATTGAAAATGTTTTACCCATTGAAAATCCTGCAAAAAATGAAAGGGGAGCCGGAAACTTAGCGGCACAATTTATAGTAGATCAAGGTGTTGAGGCTCTGATTATAGGGGAATTAGGTAATGTTGCATTTGGTATTTTAAGAAATGCAGGAATTAAAATTTATAAAATTAGTCCCAGAAGTGTAGGAAAAAACCTCAAATACTTTATGGAAGGTAAGTTAGGGGAAATAAGTTCAGTGTCTTCAGGAATTCCCTCAGCTATAGATAAACGCCCAAGAAGAGATAAAATTTGA
- a CDS encoding 4Fe-4S binding protein, with the protein MVKITVDYDKCEGAECGECADVCPMEVLVIEGDTLVIKNKGECSLCEVCMDVCPDEAIKIEDD; encoded by the coding sequence ATGGTTAAAATAACAGTAGATTACGATAAATGTGAAGGTGCAGAATGCGGGGAATGTGCAGATGTATGCCCCATGGAAGTTCTTGTAATTGAGGGAGATACCCTTGTAATCAAGAATAAAGGAGAATGCAGCTTGTGTGAAGTATGTATGGATGTATGTCCAGATGAAGCAATAAAAATTGAGGATGATTGA
- a CDS encoding protease inhibitor I42 family protein codes for MRTKIAVLFMAFLCLSLVTSSFAASSNYNTKSVEKNIKVVSNPSTGYHWVAVYNKKHVKLLSDTFRSNNPGLIGSPGIETFKFKGDKRQKIVLKYVKSGDNKPVKQHTYVL; via the coding sequence ATGAGGACTAAAATAGCAGTGTTGTTTATGGCTTTTTTATGTCTTAGCCTCGTGACATCTTCTTTTGCTGCCTCATCTAACTATAACACTAAATCTGTAGAAAAGAATATTAAAGTAGTTTCTAACCCCTCAACAGGATATCATTGGGTTGCAGTGTACAATAAAAAGCACGTAAAATTGTTAAGCGACACATTTAGATCGAACAATCCAGGGTTAATAGGTAGTCCCGGCATTGAAACTTTTAAATTTAAAGGAGATAAAAGGCAGAAAATTGTCTTAAAATACGTTAAAAGTGGAGATAACAAACCCGTAAAACAACACACATACGTATTATAG
- a CDS encoding PAS domain S-box protein produces MTLYEIVKQLLFPSINIWESHAITISFTTILASILAYFVLNDREKLIKQLEQVNYNLEDQIEERMAEVKRLANIVESSDDAIIGMDLNFRISSWNHGAVEMYGYSSGEIIGKHIFILMEPGEQVNNLRLIERAKNGESIEHVELERLKKDGSHFYSSITFSPIKNDKGNIVGISSISKDITRRKNAEEQLKDTINELRRSNDELQQFAFITSHDLQEPLRTIASYAQLIERRYKGKLDNEADEFIEYMVDGAKRMKQMIQGLLDYSRIETKGGEFRDFNAESALNHALNNLGPVVNENNAEVTYDALPIIFADENQMIHVFQNLIGNALKFHRAGLKPKIHISARKEIKGYIFSVADNGIGLEKEYCDKIFEVFKRLHSIGEYDGAGIGLAIVKRIIDRHNGKIWVESEYGEGSTFYFMIPFKDELK; encoded by the coding sequence ATGACCCTTTATGAAATTGTAAAACAGTTATTGTTTCCCAGTATAAACATATGGGAATCACATGCCATTACTATTTCTTTTACAACAATTTTAGCTTCTATTCTTGCTTATTTTGTGTTAAATGATCGGGAAAAGCTGATAAAACAGTTGGAGCAGGTTAATTATAATCTTGAAGATCAGATTGAAGAAAGGATGGCAGAAGTTAAAAGGTTAGCTAACATTGTGGAGTCATCGGATGATGCTATTATTGGAATGGATTTAAATTTTCGAATATCCAGCTGGAATCATGGCGCAGTAGAAATGTACGGATATTCCTCAGGTGAAATAATTGGAAAGCATATATTTATTTTAATGGAACCTGGGGAACAGGTTAATAATTTGAGATTGATTGAGAGAGCTAAAAATGGGGAGAGTATAGAACATGTTGAATTGGAACGTTTAAAAAAGGACGGATCCCATTTTTACTCGTCTATAACATTTTCTCCAATTAAAAATGATAAAGGCAATATTGTTGGAATATCTTCAATTTCTAAAGATATTACTCGGCGTAAGAATGCAGAAGAGCAGTTAAAGGATACAATAAATGAATTAAGACGTTCAAATGATGAATTACAGCAGTTTGCCTTTATTACCAGTCATGATCTCCAGGAACCTTTAAGGACCATTGCCAGTTACGCTCAACTGATCGAAAGGCGCTACAAAGGTAAGCTGGATAATGAAGCCGATGAATTCATTGAATATATGGTTGATGGTGCAAAAAGAATGAAGCAGATGATCCAGGGTTTGCTTGATTACTCTCGTATTGAAACAAAAGGTGGAGAATTCCGGGATTTTAATGCAGAAAGTGCTTTAAATCATGCTTTAAATAATTTAGGGCCTGTAGTTAATGAAAATAATGCAGAAGTTACTTATGATGCTCTTCCAATAATTTTTGCAGATGAAAACCAGATGATACATGTGTTCCAGAATCTAATTGGAAATGCTCTTAAATTCCATAGGGCTGGGCTTAAACCTAAAATTCATATTTCTGCACGCAAAGAAATTAAAGGATACATTTTTTCTGTTGCAGATAATGGAATAGGGTTAGAAAAGGAGTATTGTGATAAAATATTTGAAGTGTTCAAAAGATTACACTCTATTGGAGAATATGATGGGGCAGGAATTGGTTTGGCAATTGTTAAAAGAATTATAGATCGCCATAATGGTAAAATTTGGGTTGAATCAGAGTATGGTGAAGGTTCTACGTTTTATTTCATGATACCCTTTAAGGATGAACTTAAATAA